TTAGGATTAAAATGTCCACAATTATAAATAAGATTTAAACATACAAGGACAGTAATAGGCATTATAGCTATTAGGCCCACCTCGCAGCTAAACAAGGTGGCTGAACGCAACTGAAGTGGACCATCACGAAAAAATTACAGTTAATGACTCTGCACTTCACGTCAAGTGATACAACACCGCATATCTACTGACGCACCacatccaaaataaataaataaataaatcaggttTGGAGAATCAAGAGTTTCCCCGCAACAGGTGAATTTCCATCAACTAGTAGTTGATTTTAtatattgtgcgtgtgtgtgtgtatggagggaggtgggggcgcCTCTATTAAGTCGTTACGACCCTGCACACATGGTTCCCACTCTCTTTAAATGAAGAATAACTCCTGAGTTAAAACTTGTTAACAGCTGTTGAACATTGATAGCAATAGTTTCAACAaaaggccccccaaaaaatgcgtgAACATGACTGGCGATCatgttcatgctttttttttcatcaatgtcaGAGAAGGACAGTGTGTCACTCTGCTTCTCTTGACACTATATTAGTGTGACCCCAAACACTCCGCAACAGAACATTTGGTTTCAGACGTCACTCTTAGTGTGAGGCGGGCCTCAAAGTTTGCTGCGTGACCACTTGCTCATGTTTTCTTTGCTCCTCTAGTGTGTGCCTGAGGTGAAGGTGGTTTCTAACCTGCCGTCTATCACAATGGAAGAAGTGGCTCCAGTCACTGCCAGTGATGCCACACTGCTAGCCCCAGAGGAAATCAAGGTgtggaatgctttttttttggtttgttttgttttgagcaaaAATTGCGTGGCTGGTAAAAAATGTGTAAGAATACCCTCTTCCAAccaaaggagaaaaacaaagccGGTGATATTGTGGGTGACACTGAGAAGACGTCAACGGACAAGAAGCGCGAGAGACGACATAAGAAGAAggtgaaacatttcaaaatcaaggcaaaagaacagaaaatgaaGCTCAAAGAAGCCAGTAAAGCCGACAAGAACAAGAAGCCATCAAAGGCTCAAGCAAAAGAATACCTGAAGAAACTCACTAAAGGAGGCAAAGCTACTATACTCAAGGTGAGTGGCCTTTGCACGACTACTTAAACACAATTTAAGAGACCCACAAATGGCATTCCACTATGAAACATGACAATAGAAAAATCGccagcacattttaaaaatgtattgtttccattTACTTTATCATCCAGATAAATTGTGTGTATGACGTATCTATGTGTGGTCAATATGGCAATGCGAGTTATTGGACGGTACTTCATATGTGTGACTTACATGGCTAATAATATTTTGGTTCTTGTTTTAGGATGAGGGAAAGGATAAAGCCCTGCGCTCTTCTCAAGCCTTCTTCTCTCAGCTGCAGGATCAAGTGAGAAGTCAGATCAAAAGTGCAAAGGGGCAACctacaaaaaagaaacacaaagaagTTTCTGCTAGCAAACTCAAGTTATAGTGAATGATGCTGTGTTTTGGTGGATAATTATTGTACAGAGTCCATGTTTATTATTAAACTGCCATTTTCTAATTCTTTAAGATctatttgttttattaaaaCGAAACACTATTGAAATAgcctgtttttcttttgcaattGTTAATATCATGTCTTCCCCATATTATTATGGAGGAAGCGGAAAACGCATTGTGCTTGATATCGAAACTTCTTAGTACAATCTAATCCAGAGATCATGCATGTAGTGCTCGTGAGTAGCTACCATGTAGCCCCCAAAGACCACAAGAGTAGCCCGCCGGGCAGTGAGCTGCATCTAACTGTttttctgatattttttttatataacacTTGCTGTGGTATACATTTGGAAACAATATTTCAAAACTATGTTTTAGTACTGTACCATTGCTCCAACAATGAGATGATTAACACCAAATAATTTgaacaaatgtgttgttttagaAGGACATGGAAGTATGTGAAACTGGTCGCCTTTTTCATTaaactttcaaaaatgttggtgactcATGAACTAGAGTGGCAAGTTCAACAAATAAGTTGCTGTTTTGCCACCAAGAGGACTATAAGCAAACTAAGAATGACACTTGATCTCACCTGTATATTTCGGTGTATGGTAGGGAAGCTATAGTTCGAAATAACGTCATGATAACAGGACGCAGTGACATCAGTTGTTACACCCTTTATGATCATTTGCCTTTCATAAATGAAGCGCAAAGGTTGAGTGTgtgacaaacaataaaacaaatattaaagtACAAGTATTTTCCTGTTACATGAGGCAAGTGCGCCTAGGGTGGTCCACCCGCTtttacattcacacacacacaaagcttgcTTAATGTTTCGAGACCCAACCGGccatttacacatttttttttacaacagtacATGACAGTATTTGTACACGTGGATGAAATGGAAAAGCGCGAATTAAATCGCCGAGATGCATCAAGCAGGTACGTGAAACGCGCACGCCAGTGAATGGAGACGATCGAGGAAGCCGATTCAAAATGTCCCCAtccatcggttgccagccagtcgcagggcacacagaggcgatcAATCACCTatgctctcactctctcacaactagggacaattcagaatgttcaatcagcctgccacgattgcttttggaatgtgggaagaaactggagcaGCCACTCCGCCCCCTTCCTAAAAGCAAATAATATTACATAAATTAGATGGCTGTGAAAGTAGTCAAATACACACCCAGACTCAGACATTCAGGATTTAACCTGCCACGAAGAGTGTAGAATGTGTGATGCGGTAAAATGGCTTGATCGATAACGCTTAAAAGTTAGGAGGGCCCACCGAAGGGCCCTCCTCATCTGTCAAAAGAAATCGTTGTTGCACGTCGTCAGCTGAGTACATGGGTTAACATGTTatacatcttttaaaagctgAGCTTCTGGAGATTTGAATGGTACCCTACATGTTATAATTGTCGAATTTGAACCGAAACTTGGGGTGACCTCAAGCTTTGATCCTGTAGTGTTTTCAAGTCCTAATCAACATTCTAAATCAGTTTTCAAGGCGGATTGTGTGAAAAGAAATTAGACGAACATTAgatttgcttttttccccctgttttCTAACATCCATAGTTCAGTGACAGGTGCACTTGAGACAGATTCTAATTGTATGGGAAAAATATTGAATAATgataacattttgaatatttcaaaaaaagACCCAAACTATGCGGACACTCCAAATAGTCCAAGAACAGCTACAAATTTACTTTGGGCATGCCTTTCCACAGGCGTTTTTGGCAAAGGTGCCCTCGGTTTAAGGGGTTAGGGAATGAATTTGTACTAGTCTGGTCTGGGAAGCGTCTGGCACATGGAATATACCTGTATTTTCGAACGCTTCCTCTGcattaaacacattttcatataTTATTAGAGGATAGGCAACCCTAAAATCAATGAAAGTCAATCAGTGATccatcacaaaaacaacaattagtaTCTgtaactttttcattttttattacgCTAATATTCTGCATGTAAAGTCCGCAAGCTGGCGACTTACATCACCATTACTGGCCGCCCATTTGAAAAGTGCTTTCCTTTTGGTCATAGGTAgggtatattttgtttttcccaaCTCTGTTACGTCACGTTCATCAACAGCATGATCCACTTCGCATACTCGTTCAGTGGGTTTGATGTCAGCATTCGGGTTTGTTGTTCCACGGTGCCCTCCCCAAATAGAAACCTCATGACATCACAACAGCTAAACGCGGAAGTCAAGTCGGCGGCAGAGCACCGACGCAAACACTATTGGAGTTGTCCCGTCCTGGACGGCCACTTACAGGTACGTCATTGACACCGATTTACTTGAAGTTAACTAAACCGCTAACAGCTTTCGGACTTATTCGTGTCCTTGATACCACCACAGCGTATCCCAGACAGTTTGTTCTGTTCTCTTTAGTACAGAACAAGAGCTAGGTAGCTCGGCTAGCCAGATACCAGACAAGAAGACTGCTAACAAACCAATATTTGCTCATAGCCAAATTTGTTTGAACCCAcacttgtttttattgtatttctttcGAAAAGGAAGGGAATACTTTTAAAATGTGCGCAAAATCGTATTGGTGTGTTGAAGCTCGCCGTCGTTTAGACACGGTGTGTGCTAACGCTAACGGCTTGTGTAGTCCTACGtaacttggcttttttttctttcaccgaGTGGGTTTTCAGTTGTATTGGGCGTTCTGTTGTGTTGCCATGAGTTGGTCATGGTCACATGATTGAGTGACTCAGACTGGCAAAGGTAGAAGGGTGAGGACGACGGTAACTtcttgtgtgtgtaaaaataagtttgacaggGTTTCGTCAGAGCCGCATTTCGAGAAAGATATTTTGAAGACAATTCCATTCATATAAGCATTATTGTCCTATGACAAATAATAAAGGTACGATTCCGTCAAACCAGTGGAAATGGCCCAATTTCCGGCCAACATTTATGCTGCGTTCGAGGAAGGTGCGGAAGTTGGAATTTTCATAATCTTTGACGAGGAAAACCCCCCACTGGATCGCTCCTTTGAACTGGGAGGTCCGAGTTGCGAAGTCGGGAAAAAATTTTAAGAGACACCAACTTTACCAACTGGCTTCTTGATTGCTGGTGTTGCatgttgttttactttttcctttcataacttagctgctgtgaattgggaatttctccattgtgagactaataaaggtttttctctttctcctttcttctttctacatacattcttgctgctggaggctgtaaatttccctagtgtggtacgaataaaggataaaaggatatcttattcttTTCTTATCTCTCTGCATGAAGTTATTTGCTGAACTGAGAGAGATGCTTTGATGATACAATTCATTTATTTCTATAAACGGGAAGAAATTATGATGTAGATCAAAATCTGTTgtgatgaacaacaacaacaacaacacaatttttcagaatcagccattttggttgttTGCATTCACCTCGAACGCTTTGAGGTCGGAATTGGGACAATCCCAGTGGGAGTCATCTGATTTCCCTCCTCTGATTTCAGCGATAATGCAAAATCAGTGTGGAGCGAGTTTGAGATGTGACCATTTGTTGTGACTCCGCCGTTCATGCTTTCTTAAATGTTATCCTAATTTCAAAAGACTAATATCATTGGAAAGCTTGCGAAGAAAcggaaaacataaaaaactaaTTTATTACTGCAAAAAACCCATTCCTTCATCATGGTTGCATTTGAAAATTTACTCTGTACTTCACTCGGACCATTGGCAAGCACAAAACgttgttcaaatgtgccattCGGTTATTCAGAGTGGCCCAAAAAACGGAGCCCAATGCAGGCAGTACAAGCTGGATTGTAAACTGCTTCATTCAGAAATTGTGAGCGTATGCACGCTCTACCTCTAGCAGCAAAGGAGGACGACAAAACACTGGCAAATAACTGTCAATGTCTGTCTTAAAACACTTTCCTTTAAAGAGAATCCCACGTCACATTTTAGTCAAAGGTACAGTTCTAGTAGATTAACAGGCCTTATGACTCATTGCTGTTGTTAAAAAGCACTGATTAGTTCTGTCTAAATTTGGGCTATGTTGTCTAAGTCTTAGAACTTGTATGATTCCTTTTTGGAGAAATTTAGAAGTCGTAGTTAAAAGTACAAATGTGTCCTAAATAGGAATCGTTTAGAGTGCTAGGGTGGAAAATGCAAACACAgtcaaatattgaaaaatagcGGTTACGTTGCCACTCAAAATGCGCGATCATTAGTGTGGCACGTTGGGTTGACCTATTTttggcagacacacacaaatatattctTTTGGAATTTTTAACAGCAGAGAAAATAATCCAGCAATGATGCCAGGAGGCTTCAAATCTGAGAGACTAAGAGTCAACCTTCGGCTTGTCATCAACCGACTCAAGCTtcttgagaaaaagaaaagtgagtCCTGACAAAGTAGAACCACACGCATGTTGAATTTGGTCTTTAATCTCATGTCACATTCTGCTTGTGTTTCCTtcaacaatttaaaatgaaGCTGAGCTCGCTCAAAAGGCTCGAAAGGAGATCTCAGAATACCTGTCGTCAGGAAAAGATGAGCGGGCGCGTATCCGTGTGGAGCACATCATCAGAGAGGACTATATGGTTGAAGCCATGGAGATCCTGGAGCTTTACTGTGACTTGCTGCTGACACGATTTGGCCTCATTCAGTCGATGAAGTAAGGCACCGATTTAGCCAAGGAACTTTTCAAATCAAAGCGTATGTTTTGATGTGTCAAATCATTTCAGGGAGTTGGATCCAGGATTACAAGAGGCAGTGTCCACTCTTATCTGGGCAGCTCCTCGACTTCAGTCAGAGgttgttgaattaaaaatggTACGTACTCATTTCAAGAAACACTATTGGCACCAAAAATGTTTAGCTTTGATATTATTCGTTTTCAATTCTAACAGGTATCAGAACAGCTCTGTGTCAAATATAGCAAGGAGTATGGCAAGTTGTGCAGGACAAACCAGATTGGAACAGTCAATGAAAGGGttggcacccccccacccccacccacccacacacactcacacacactcacatacactcacatacacaccccTCACTCTGTTCAGCCAAGAAATATGCCAGCACTGCCGCCTGATCGAATGTATGCTATTTTTGCAGCTGATGCACAAGCTGAGTGTGGAGGCTCCCCCCAAGATCTTGGTGGAACGCTACCTGATTGAGATAGCCAAGAACTATAATGTGCCGTATGAACCTGACGCCATGGTCCGGGTAAGAATTACAACAAGGTGCAAATCAGTATGTTGTCGTGTTgctcagtcattacattgttttcccCTGTCAGCCTGAGGTGAGTTGCGATGAAGCGGACCTGATTGACATGAACAATGACAAGAAgtcaggagggggaggaggaagaggaggcggaggtggaggaggaggaggaggtggtttCACAGCTCCCGCCATGCCAATGCCCATGCCCATGCCCATGCCTATGCCTACACCGTTCAACTATCCAACTCCCAAAGGAGTAAGCCTTTTATTTTCACGTCCTTGTTTACATACAAATCATGTGCATGACATTTTCAGTCCTGTTGTGTTTCGCAGACCACAGCATCATCACGGtgacataaaatgacaagacaGGGAAATACTCCTTTTTGCAATTTTTAGTTGCTATTTGAAATGGCTGCGTATAGTGCTACTGTGACTGTCAAGTATGGTTGCACACTTAGGGGCATATTCTctgaagtcagaaaacgtgggcTACTGCGCAGACGCGCCCATTGACTTAAAAGTGCCACTTGCGCACCGTCACTTAGACTTGCGGGTGGCAACCTCGGCGGTGAAGGTCCTCACAGCCTCTGATATGCTGACAGGTGGGTAGGCTGTGTCTCGGGTAAATGGCAAtacctaaaataaaaaaatatataaaatcaaaGTCTAAAACAAGAAaggcaaatgaaataaaaggtaCAACAAAAATAGGAGCAACCCCCCGaaccctcccaaaaaacaaaccaaaaaacaaaaaaaaaaactaaaggctCCCAGGAGGTGCAACGGCTTTGCTTGACCCTGCACAGGGATATGGTGGTGAGGTCGAGCCTTCTGGGGGTGTAACAGGTTTGTTATCAGCCTTGGGCCAAACCCCTAAAATGGTCAGCAATGGTAGTCTCGGTAGTGAAGGCTAGTTAAGCGTTTTAATCGACCTTTTAGTCAAGAAGATGGGCTTTTATCCGTTTCATGTACAACACCAACAGGAACACTTACTTGACGGCCGAGCCTCAAATCGCCAAAATGCCGCGTCGGGGGTGTCGCTGTGCGGGGAGCTCTGTCACACACCATCATGGCTAGACACGGACAAATCTGTCATAGTGCGTTGTGCATTCTCCCAGGAACAGGAACCTCAGTGTCTTTTGGTCTTCCAACTCCGAAGGCTGCGTAAATGTCTCATGCCTCTCGAAGGCAAATCATCACATTGCACCTCGTCGACAGCAAGTGATGACTGTCACCAGTCAACTCGGCTTGTTTGTGCggacggggggcggggggcacaccTGTCCCATATACGCTCACCAAATGCCCAATGAGTGCATATGTGCCCCTACTACATTACAACAGTGACTGAACACCGACATTATATCATATTACAATATTagatggtgggaaaaaaagaccgGCACCAGCATTTTACACATGCTGATTGGGGGCTTGGAGTTGAAGCATCGGTTACATACCATCGTCATTATAATAAGATGTGAGTTAGAGTTTTGGAAACTTTTCCACCTAAGCATTCTGTTATGAGCACGCTATTCTGATGAAATTGCTTGTATTGGAATTATGAAAACAGACATGCACTCACTCACCGTAGCCTGAGGATGAGCCACGCACACGTCAACGTCGATAACTTCTAGATCCACGAGGCAAGTTAATTTCACCAccatggattggattggatacaactttattgtcaaatgtgctgtatgaaatttcttccctctcaacatacaacaagaggaactgctgcgggtgtccgcgccgccatcactTTATTTTTCCCAGAGGATTCAGACACAGCCACAAATGGAGCTGATTGGCAttagttgaatgaactgagtgaTGAAGTTTTTGCTTTATTACACTTTTTCTAAACCTAACCTACGGTAATTAATTCTCATGAGGTCATAATCGGGTAGGTAAAGTCACCATCTATgttgaaattattttgaaatgtaaaagaaTAATTGCAATGCATTTATATGGATAACAAGTAAGACTTTCCAAGCTATTTTTATACATGAAATGAATTTGTGAATGATAGTGAGGTTCGaaatttttttgttgcacaTCTGATAGTAAATCatcattgtttttttataacccccccaccccaaatactCAATCATTATGAatgtaaaacattaaaaaaaaaagattattgtaAAATTGTCGTCGTCTTCTGGAAAATTGGCACGATAATGCCGGTTGGATTCTGACCCCAACTTGGCGTGTTGTGGTTGGAAGGGGAGTGTGTTTTCATTAGTGAAATgatgttccatgtttccctccAGGAACCGTTCAATCCAGCCGTTGGGTCTTACAACAGCTTCCCGCACCCCGTGGGCGGAGGGCAGCCCCCTCAACTGCCCACTTCTCCCCCCACATACGAGTCCGTAAGTGAGCAAACTCTTCCCATCCATGACCCCTCCCTGCTCCTGCAGATGGACAGACAGACGGGCAGGGCAGGGCATCACTCAGGGAAGAGTTGTTCACTTAGCTTCTGCTCTTACCTCTGCACTTCTGCCCCTTTCCCTAAGTTGgcttaaatttttttattttattttaatttttttttcatttgtgtgcgCAAACATAGGTAGCACGCATGGCTTGTACGTATTGTGCGCACTAACAACTCAGTGGTCCCACTAACTGACCTGTGATTAGATTGGACTGAGCAGAATGCTGCAGCGGAAACTCCCAAGCTTCATAAGTCTTGACGCACACAAAAGGTGGTGGTTTCCTCATTGAGCCCCACAAGCATTTGACCTTTGTTTCTTTTCTTACTTGAAGCACTAACACAACGTAACCTCGACTCTAATGTGAGGAGATGCTGTCACAAACACCCTTCTTCTCTTTCAGATTGATGACCTAAAACACTCTCTTCCTTCTCAGGCCATTGGTAAGTCCTATCAACGATTCCATACGGTTACAGTACTGGCCTTAATGCTACAGGTTCATCCTATTCTGCTGCAGGTCCCTCGCCACAGTTATATGACAACAACGCTCTCCCAGAACTTCCCTCGGTCCCGGACACGCTCCCGGCAACCTCCTTCAGCGGGAATAACACAACTTCGGAAGACATCGACTTTGATGACCTCACGCGACGCTTTGAGATGCTGAAGAAGAAGACTTAGGTGTCTTAACAAGTGCACGGGCTGGCATTGTTGCCTGGGTACACGTGAGAACAGAAAGTAGAACATGTTCACGGCTCTGCATTTATATCCATATATAAGAGATAACATTTTACTCTTTCCTCATCCAGACCTCATCTGGACATCAGTGTGGGCGGGCTTGCTGACTCGGACATggtcatgattttatttttatcttttccCCCTGATTAGGAGTGCTGTCAACTGGGGGTTTATATTTACTGGGATGTTCTGAAGCTAACTCCATAGAGTCATTTTCACTTCATCTGGCTTGGCCTCACAATTGTCTAATTTCCCTTTTATTGCTGTGAGATGTATCATCGTTGAATACTCTTTTCCCAGGTTTGCTGACTGTCTTATACCAACTGTTCATGCCATCATTGTTGGCATGCACTCTGATGCTGTAATCTTTCCTACCGACTTGTTCTGACTCATCTCAGACCCGCTAAACTAGTTCGACTGCCCAGCCCGGCCTGTTTACAGGTTTGTGGGATGAGGTTTCGATTCCTGTAGTTAATTTTAAATAGGTTTCAGGGCACCTAGAAGTCATTTGTCTTCTGTTTTCTGTTACCCGCTTCGCGCGTGCAGTCCGTATCTTATACATTCATCTGGTGAATGCATGTTTTATGAAGAAACTTGGGTGTGGTCATTGGGtttgtttatatatatctaAATAAAAGAATAACCCCTTCAGGTCTGCCAAATATCTGCAGTGTATCAAAAGATGACCCGCGCAACTTAATTTTAACACGTAAATTGTCACCCCACAGAGCTATAGTGAATTTAAATCGTTCCTTATATTGTCACGTGTCTCTCACTGTATGCGCTCTGCTGCATTTGCCTTATTGTCGCATCTCTCACTCGAGGCCTTGCTAGTCTGCACAAGGGGCGCGCATCATGCACTTGCTATCCCTTAAGACTGGATCCATTTCCTGAATCTTGTTTTGTAGAGGTGTCAACATTGCCCGCGAACTATTTGGTTGAAGGTGATGCTTCGATAGCATCGGGAATGTCGTTGTCCACATACCGCATGTCCTTCAACCTAACCACACCTAACTCTAAGCCCTAAAGGACAGTTGCCTCAAAGGAATGATTCAGCGGTTTCTGGAAAGGTTCTGACAAAACTTTGGATAATGACACTGCAGAACTGCCCTCTTGCGTTTCACCATGTTGGACAATTGTGTGTTTTCCCCatcaaatataataaaatgGCAATTTAGTAAAAGTCTGAGAAGCtagttgaaatgttttgtgttaCACTGAATTC
This Hippocampus zosterae strain Florida chromosome 4, ASM2543408v3, whole genome shotgun sequence DNA region includes the following protein-coding sequences:
- the ist1 gene encoding IST1 homolog isoform X3: MVEAMEILELYCDLLLTRFGLIQSMKELDPGLQEAVSTLIWAAPRLQSEVVELKMVSEQLCVKYSKEYGKLCRTNQIGTVNERLMHKLSVEAPPKILVERYLIEIAKNYNVPYEPDAMVRPEVSCDEADLIDMNNDKKSGGGGGRGGGGGGGGGGGFTAPAMPMPMPMPMPMPTPFNYPTPKGEPFNPAVGSYNSFPHPVGGGQPPQLPTSPPTYESIDDLKHSLPSQAIGPSPQLYDNNALPELPSVPDTLPATSFSGNNTTSEDIDFDDLTRRFEMLKKKT
- the ist1 gene encoding IST1 homolog isoform X2 encodes the protein MMPGGFKSERLRVNLRLVINRLKLLEKKKTELAQKARKEISEYLSSGKDERARIRVEHIIREDYMVEAMEILELYCDLLLTRFGLIQSMKELDPGLQEAVSTLIWAAPRLQSEVVELKMVSEQLCVKYSKEYGKLCRTNQIGTVNERLMHKLSVEAPPKILVERYLIEIAKNYNVPYEPDAMVRPEVSCDEADLIDMNNDKKSGGGGGRGGGGGGGGGGGFTAPAMPMPMPMPMPMPTPFNYPTPKGIDDLKHSLPSQAIGPSPQLYDNNALPELPSVPDTLPATSFSGNNTTSEDIDFDDLTRRFEMLKKKT
- the ist1 gene encoding IST1 homolog isoform X1, translated to MMPGGFKSERLRVNLRLVINRLKLLEKKKTELAQKARKEISEYLSSGKDERARIRVEHIIREDYMVEAMEILELYCDLLLTRFGLIQSMKELDPGLQEAVSTLIWAAPRLQSEVVELKMVSEQLCVKYSKEYGKLCRTNQIGTVNERLMHKLSVEAPPKILVERYLIEIAKNYNVPYEPDAMVRPEVSCDEADLIDMNNDKKSGGGGGRGGGGGGGGGGGFTAPAMPMPMPMPMPMPTPFNYPTPKGEPFNPAVGSYNSFPHPVGGGQPPQLPTSPPTYESIDDLKHSLPSQAIGPSPQLYDNNALPELPSVPDTLPATSFSGNNTTSEDIDFDDLTRRFEMLKKKT